The Ananas comosus cultivar F153 linkage group 4, ASM154086v1, whole genome shotgun sequence region CATTAGAGACCTCACTAATCTTGTGAGTATTCATTTAGTCAACACAAAATATAAACCCAACCAAATTAATCAATTTGATCTGACGGTACTGAGCGCTGTGGGCCAACGACTTAATAATTGATATCtgagatttcaaattcgaaaacgggtgatttcacatttttaataaaatttattttaaaaaataaaaataatttataaaaataaaatgcctATTTTTGTGAtcaaatccctctctctctctctctctcatgtgaTGTGTTAAAGCCCATCACATGCTTTACCCCCACCACAAGCCATGTGGAATTCAAATCCCAACCTCACTCATTAATCATTATTCAAACCAACCCCTCACCTCACTTTATCTTCTACCAAAGTCCCAACTCTTATAACAAACATCTTCTTTATTGTacatgtataaatataaatagtattaGCACCCGTacttaaaatcttaaaaagcgaaaaaaaaatctcaaaagtTAAACCCCATGTAATAATTAGATGAAAAGTAGATGGAGACCCCTTAGCTTTagactgttaaatataaaaatatttaaacattattttttaacagcttaaatttttaaagtacaacgattatttcacatgatatcagaacAGAAGATTCTGAGTTCAAGTAATGCCagactcctagcatattaattttctcccactTAATTCAAGCCTACGTCATGGCCAGACTAGAAAGTTTCGTAACGccattctctaacagcttaagcttttagagtacaacaatTGTTTCACAATTTTGTAACAAATTCCTTGActacttttatttgtaattgatatattttaaaattaattatttcatatgcTATGAGTCGTTGAAAATTAGCGAATTTAGTAGCGTCGTCAAATATTAAATAAGTGCTCTAAAAATTAGAgttaacaaattaaataaaattttaatttaattaataaaagttaAGATAATAACAATCAAAAGTAGAATGAGTGACACGACCAATAAAACGTATTTTCATACTTATAGATATATTTACTACGTGCATCGTAATTTAACACAGTTCAACCAATTTACACAACCTACAATAAAATTagttatattaaatatttttattaaaagataaaaaaagtatatttatcattttgaattagctatctaatctttcaaaattttaattttactattcaattttttaatttatttgatttgagtcaaccAATGAcacttaaacttaaaatttgaatatattgtttaagtatattttatgcaattctcataactagcttaaattttaaaattaaaatatcccTGGCCAACTTGaattaaacaattttaaaattttaaaatatcatatagcTAACTTAAAATGGTCTGTAGTTCATAGCCCAAGTTCATCTTTACCctcattattaaaaaaaaaaaaaatactactttcttagaggaaaagaaaggaagggttctaatttaaaataaggtAGAGTAAAGGGCTCATTTGCACATTTTCACCTTAGTAGTTAGTAAGTCTCAGGCATTTCTCAGCAATAAATATGTTAAGACTAAGCACCTCCCAATTCACAATCTgacccactctctctctctctctctctctctctctctctctctctctaaagctaAATTTCTcactcctctttctctctctctctctctctctctacatctaTTTCTCATCTACATACGCAaacgaagaagaggagggaggggggagagagGATCGTCACCTGATTAGGGAAGCGATCTCGGATCCAGGTGAGCAGCGGCGCGGGGGTGCGGCATGGACGAGGGGCAGggagcggcggcgccgccgcacgGGGTGCTgttggcggcggtggtggcggcggtggcggcggggcCGTTCCTCCTCGGCGACTGGGAGGCAGTCACGGAGTGGATCGCGGAGCTGCTGAGCCCCGCGGGGCTGCTCCTCCTCCCCGTAACCCTAATCCTGCTCATCCGCTTCCTCTCCTCCGACCGCGCCGCCGCCCTCTCCgacctcctctccttctccggcgccggcgcggcGGCGCCCGACTCCGCCCCCCGCGTCGGCGGCTCCCCGTTCGGCGTCGCCCTCGTCCTCGccctcatcctcttcctcctctaccACCGCATCTCCctcttcggcggcggcggcgacgacggcgaggACTAGACACCGCCCGCTCCCCGAGGCCAtccttatcttcttcttcttcttcttcttcttcttcttcgcttaTTATGATGCTTTGCAAATGCGCTAGTACTGTTTTTCCGGTATGTATAAGTTTTATTTAAGACGACGCTGTAAATTACCATCAGATCCGATTCGTTCGGGGTTTGGAAATTTAAATACGAATTCAGAAACTTcgagattttcattttttttttcttccctgaatttaaattctgaattcaaaAGCAACCCTCTATTTTTGTCGTCTTCTTTAGTACTCGGTACTCGCGAGCCACGCTTTACGCACTTTTTTACCACGCCAACGAGGAGCATCAAAGCCACAGTTAACATCATGGCCTCTTAAATCTCTTCTTTTGATTTTAGATCttcttttatatgttttaactgaacttattattttatttcaaaataaagggTTGAAGAAGTAGCTAGCTTGTCAATTGCAATCTTTTttgggacaaaaaaaaaaaaaaaaaaaaaaaaaaaattcgtcgAAGTTTGTTGAGCCGTCGATCGTGACCTGACCAGCTCGGATTGTGGAGCCCACAAATGGCGCAGGGAAGACCACTTTGCCGTCGCTGACACCTGTGCCCAGTCAACTACCGCGTCAGGTGGTGGTGTACGAACACCGGGTCCACCACGGGATAATTTTTAAAGGaaacgaaaataaataaattcacaTAATAGAGAGCTAATTTTCTACAACGCAATCaagttttttttagaaaaagagaggagaTAGTATTAACAGTAACAGCTTGGAATTGTTTGGATTAATTTAATTGCCCTTTTAACTGTGAGACAAATTATAATTACCCTgttaatgtaataataataatatagtaagtATTGCTGCAGTGTCAGTAAAGATCACGAACCATAATCTGCCAATTATAATAGGCTTCATTTGTATCATGTATTCTTCATTACCTGAACTGATCAATGTCTTTAAAGCTTCTTTTCTGTTTCCAAGTTGAAGAGGGCCGAGTCTTTCCAGATCTGTACGTAAGAAGTGAAAAAACTATGAAgatttttgagaaaagaaaCATGGGCACTGCATCTGTTTAATTAAAGAGGAAGAAACTTTAATTCGAGTGTTGATCATGCAACCAAAGACACTGCATGCCTGAGGTAAATTGCTGCTGGAAAAGATCGACTTTGAACAGAAGATGGATTGCTTAAGATAACATGCTATGCAACATGTAATGTTTTGCATGCCCAGATGTTAcaacaaaacaacaaaaatgtGATGGACGTTATTACGACACGCAGGACAGGCGACgcagtatatataaatatattcatcAATAAATCTTgattttgtctttttctttgtcACTAAAGAAAGTGTATTTATTAGAAGAGGATAAGCTATAATCTACACATTTAAACACATATAAACATTTCCTCTACCTCATCTCCAATAGGGTAAGGACTAATAACATACGCTAcataccgaccgttcctagagcaagtggcaaaaaggttggtggttggtactctgATGGATATTGGTACTACCCACGAATTCTTTGCGGTGAGTGAAGCCGGGTGGTTCGGACTTGCACTACGCATGGATGAGAGTCTGATAACAGCGAGGAGCTCGGAGGCCCAGACTATTGCCGGTCTTGCGAGGGAGGTGCCTGTTGGGGTGGACTCGTGGTGGGGTGAAAGCTAAGTTCATGTCGGTACCCTGTGATCTACACGGAACGCTAGGCTTGGCTactccgctagccaagggacgacccatgtcgtaagacccaagttcgaatcctagttgattcacatttctagctaagtttatttctaaataaaataaacgaaacgggtagcgtgctatatatctctcaaaaaaaaataacatacgCTACACCCCTACATTTACCATAATTGTATTGACGTTGGCAACACGAGatcataataattaagataagcaaataatttaattaattaattaaagattaaaaataggAAAAGGGTTTGTTAGCTAAGTGGGTCGCAATCGGGCCATTTAATGATAGGCCTCCATTTTATCGGCCCAATTGTGGTCCAAATTGGGTGGGCTGGGTCAGGTAATGGAAGTCTCAGACCAAGCCGGGTGAACCAAGCTCAGACCCAGGCCAGTTTAACATCCGGTCCAATCTAATGTACCAGACCCGACCGGACGGGCCGGCCCGGTTTGATTAGGCCTAACCAAAAGCATTTGATACAgagcaaatttttatttatcagtAGATATCATTTATCAATGTAATAACTAACATTTTTCACAAAATTTTGCAATGATCTATAATTCTTGAATTCATTTACTTGACATGATAAATAACCCACCCTTTGTATACATGTCTTAATTTgctagagaaatatattttacaagTAGGTATTCCTGTAGGAACTCGTGCGGAAAATAAAGTTtcgcatttaatttttatacaatttacttgtaaattttttttattgtttagtattTTATGCTATGTGCATTGtggaaaattttagaatgcaccaGGTAACCGGTGACATTGCGTCTCCAACCAATCAAATCAATCCTTTTGAATTAATCcgtcaataataaaaaaatatttttattgtatttttttttgagaagagaTGTGATTAGTTGGTTCTTATTGATATAGTGTATGTGTAATACAGTATACTTTCTCTTGTATTGTAACTAGGGGTGgaaatgagccgagctcgagcgagcttacctcggctcaaattcggcttgaaattaatttcgagcctaaatttaagctcaagcttggattgaaattaattcgagccgagctcaagcgagcctaatttcaagtcgagcgagctcgagccctaaacaagccgcttgaaattctcaacattatacgatcaatagtttaatttgtataaaatattatctataatttgatacaaaaatatgtctaatagttcaaagtacaaaataattatatgaaatatagtattataatatgaaaaaaaaataatttatgaattgaatatctaattttttcagtcTCACatatcttttcttccgccttcaatctctatattattcattttcatttatgcagtcaaaaataaataaattatatagataaatattaaattaaactatccaatcatatataactaaaattaaaattttatatgaataataattttttactttaaaaatattctgtatattttctcaagcatacaattaatagcaaggtaggcaacggcggaCATAtatgttacttggtaacttagagggtttccggcttggccacttagggtgagagacagaaaaagagagagagaaacatattgaaaatttagagctctgtgaaagaaagaaagaaagaaagaaaaaatatttagtaaaattttgctcttttatttgtctattgggcttgtttttatgggccaacaacattggcccgattttaactaaactcagactATTCacttagcctatatataattaaaatatattatatttatatattttttaatatatatatatagagagtgtggaactactatactatcaaaaatatagagaatttaatgtttttgaatttttcaccctttgattaaaaattgtatggtcAGGATGATTGCGGTTTCCCTTAGaattaaataatactcttagaattgagtggtcactacaagataataataatattaatccaaagataagaaacgattaaagggattgatctaagaatcaaaaaatcgaaagcaccatatctctatactttcgatataacatagtagctctactatatatatatatatatatatatatatatattcgagcttttcgagcctaattcgaatgAGCCGAGTAaaactcaagctcggcttgaaatgaatttcgaaccttttttttgttcaagctcggctcatttaatttcgagtcgagctcaaGCGAGCCAAATATCAAGTTGAACGCGattcgaacgcgagccggctcgctcatttgccggCCCTAATTGTAACATGTACTTATTAGTATAATAATATCTATGTGCTTAATGTACATTTGTATTTGACACATTAGGTAACGTATGATAAATTATCATGAGAGACTATTGTCCTTATTATTATCTATGATCTGGCAAAGATTCCTAACTTGGTCACATTAATCCGCTTTAATTTCCCAATCCAATTTATTGATGTCCGTgatctattaaatttttcttGTTTCCCAATCAAAATGGCTTCTCCTCACACCAATACAGCTATTTATAAAATGCCATACCCCACCATTATTCACGTTAGTAAATTTCGTTGGTTCCTTAATTATATAAGTTGAGCTTATCCCTTcaagataattaattatatttaaatgtaGTTGTTGTTGGGCCTAATTATATTAAACATAATTACTAACATGTTAAGTTCAAGTTCAAACTTGGACGCTTATGGCATCCGTTGATATGTCTAAATCACCAACTATTTTGTGTCATTAATTAGAGCCCTTCGACAAAGCTTCTAATATCATACATGTTCGCCAATGAAGTGAATATTCATTTGGTGAAAATTGCCGTGCATGTGTGACAACATACAAACGTCCCAACCTAGTTCATCAACCTGGTCtgacttaaaaaataattaaattttaatataaaagcttatttaaaatattgacgGCGAATTTATTGTTTTGGTCCAATCTGGTTGAACCGAGGtcaatcaagtccacaaatacaATCATTGTATAAGAATTCCTAACCGTAATATGATCTAGcgagtgattggttgaatagtatgatcaaatggatgaaaataattaaaaagatagaTTTAAcagcagaaaatttgatagtaccaaacacttgatagtatcgatagtatagtaaccagactctctctctctttttatttatagCATATGAGCTATTAGCTTTCGGAAGTATAAAGGGTTggtatatatttttgattttttaatatttggattAAGAATTATGCGTTTCGAATGAAAATTGTCCCATCTAGAATCGAGTGGTCCCCCGGGAGAGTAATATTAATTCAAGATTAAAAATAGACAAAGAGGTTGATCCAAAAGCCAGAAAAGTCGAAAGCAACAattcatttatattttcaaaaatataatagctctgcaatatatatatatagtgtgaggctattatgcttttggaagcacgaagCTTTTCGTGCTTTCagatcgttttcgatgttgcgactttcaaatcgtcgatcagctccgttaaatttgatctagagtatttgaagtatctagaaaataaattttatgatttttcaatatcatttgcctagtgatcgaagaggctcaaaatcaataattttaatggtcataatgagccgtttgcaagtttaacggtgtagaaatatccaaatcacgtaaaattttgatagaaaattctttatactatataaaacaagatctatatctttgatctaaaattttaatgttatattatcatgttttgtaagatttttattttcagccgttaattttgagccccttcgttcactaagcaaataatatcgaaaaatcgcataatttattttctagctacttcaaatactctagatcaaatttaacagagccaatcgacgattcgaaagtcgcaacattgaaaacaaagtggaagcacggagtcctccgtgcttccataaacatcctagcctatatatatatatatatataccggaATGTCATCAATAGTCCTAAGTTATTGGTGTTATTATGtttcggctcttggatgaaGAAATTTACAGTTAGAATAATGTGGGTCTTCCAGAATTGAGTGAgttattagttgaatagtataatctgacaggtgaaaatagtcataaagttaaatttaccggtgaaaaatttgatagtactaTCGATACTATCCCAACCggactcactcactcactctctctctctctctctctctctctctatatatatatatatatatatatacacacacacacacacaggggagtgaaaaattattatatatatttagtattgTAGACATTCTATTACATACTTATATTATATGCTTATAtcaatttatcatataatatagttttaatatatttaattagaaaatataagttataataataataataataataataaataataatatagtattataattattatatataaataatatataatattatataataaaaatattattattttaactaaataagtgtgactaaaaaaaaatcctacaaaccaaatattaaaagcctttaaatttttttgcaccatttttttttttttatagtttaatttacGTAGAGCCAAAAACGCGACTCATTAGCATTTAGCAACCTCTCCATTcacaagctctctctctctctctcactctctgaAGCTAAGTTTCTcactcctctctctcgctccctctttctctctcacatctATACACGCAGTagaagaggagggaggagggaggagggaggagagagagagagaggatcatCACCTGATCATTAGGAAGCGACCTCGGAGGTGAGCTGCGGCGGGGTGGTGCGGCATGGACGAGGAgcagggagcggcggcggcggcggcggtggcggtggcgccGCACAAGGTGCTGTTGGCCTCGGCGCTGGTGGCGGCGCTGAAGGCTGGGCCGTTCATCCTCGCGGAGCGGATCGCGGAGCAGGTCGCCCAGCGGATCGCGGAGCAGCTGAGCCCCCTgggtctcctcctcctctccataACCCTAATCCTGCTAATCAGCTTCCTCCCCTCcgacctcgccgccgccctctCCTTCGCCGGCGCCGAAGCTGGATCGCCCGACTCCCGCCCCCGCGTCGGCGGCCCCCCCCTCCGCGTCTCCCTAGTCCTCTACCTCTTCGGCGGCAGCGGCGACGAGAGCGAGGAGTAGACACCGCCCCTTTCGCCCTTCCGAGGCCCATCCATCCTTTTCACTTACCATGCATTGCAAATGCGCTAGTGTTTTTCCCGTATATACGTATGAGTTTTATTTAAGACGACGCTATAAATTATCAGATCCGATTCGTTCGGGGTATGGAAATTTAAATACGATTTCGGAAAATtcgagatttttctttttcaatatatataatatctaatattcattatatatattaactatagAGTCTGGAACTGGGCTTACTATTAGTACAAAATCCTATTATTGCTAGaccagtttttagcctttggattaagttctttttaatatttcttaaccatatgaattaaatattaaataaccCAGTGGTCCACTGCAACCCTAGGACCACttaactctaaccgactaatatcatctgaccatacaatttttcatcgcaaaaggttaaaaatttgataggcaAAAACgttttatactattaataacgtATTCCGCCTAATTCATTATataattactaatatatatatatagatatattagtataatatttaatattaaaatattatatataaaccTGAATCAGCGAAAAGTAGGATACTATCCAAACTCGGGGTCAAAATTTCTAAAACGTTCTTGGTGAAAAAATTGATGAAAGATCCCACCGAATCAAATTAATCCATGATCTAAAagaaatatgagaaattctTGAAATTCGCTCAATAAATCTGCTCTCAATTCGAAACTCCATGTGATTGCAAGTGATGCGTTCATTGATTCCTGCCTAAAATTCATTTCAATTGAAAATTGGTTATCACGATGTACGATGATCCCTTGTTTACATCCCATGGCTGAATGATTAAAGCAGCCAACTCATAATGGCAAAATCGTCAGTATAtatagtgcgtctggtatgcttatggaagcacagGAGCGCCTCCgcgcttccactttgttttcgatgttgactttcgaatcgacgatctgctCCCGTTAGACTGATCTGACTattaagtatctagaaaataaatttttactaatttttcataCTTCATTGCCTATTGATCGAGTGGACctcaaatcaacggctgaaaataaaaatcttacaaaataatgATGAAACGACCccccaaatttaaattttagatcaaagttatgaTCTGTTTATAGGTATATAAAattctattcaaaatttcagCGATTTTGATATTTATACACGTTAAACTGCAAccgctcaccacggccgttaaaatattgattttgagccccatCTTGCGATCACCTAGCAAAGTGATAGtcgaaaaatcacaaagtaTTTCtggtacttcaaatactgcTAGATCAACCTGCTAATAGAGCCGATGGCGatttcgaaagtccgaacatcgaaaacaaagttaGAAAGCACGGAGAGGCTCCATGGCTTCCATAAGAATACCAGCCTaaccatatatattatatatatatattatatatagaatatattaaagaatatatataattaagccaGTATCTTGTAAAATTAACCAAGCACTATGGGCTTTGGTAAATTTTACTTATTAAGATGCTAcgctttaattatttttatctgtaaaattatactattcaatcaaccacctgCTTAACCCTAAAGGATCTATATCATTCTAATCATATATTCTTTAATGcaatggccaaaaatttataattaccaATAATTCggtactttaaaaaatataagggctcaattctatatattatatacacatatattacAAATGCCTCGCCATTTGCTTTGCTTTGGTTTCTTGGCAGTCACATCGTAAGCCTTAGTACCAAAGAGTCTCTTAaatccatttttttatttttgatttttttaaaatctttgataaatttattatttttgttaaccGTATTTAGAGCATATTTTGTTTAAAGTAATTaagatttgaaataaaaatcaaaataggatatctattatctattactatttattatttcttcaaaattttgctACATGGTAGTATTCTCTTCAATATTGTTGGTTGTGAGCTCCACcggttttttttcctttacttgaaccgaaccggattgTCAAGAATGAGTGCCATTTTGAACCGACTCAAGTCCTTCAAATAATTTCACCTTTTTTTACTTGAACCAAACATGATTTTTCTCTGTCTCTACTTAAACTAGACCGAGTCAAATTGCTTCATTGGGCTGAACCAGATC contains the following coding sequences:
- the LOC109708479 gene encoding uncharacterized protein LOC109708479, with product MDEGQGAAAPPHGVLLAAVVAAVAAGPFLLGDWEAVTEWIAELLSPAGLLLLPVTLILLIRFLSSDRAAALSDLLSFSGAGAAAPDSAPRVGGSPFGVALVLALILFLLYHRISLFGGGGDDGED